Proteins encoded together in one Juglans regia cultivar Chandler chromosome 9, Walnut 2.0, whole genome shotgun sequence window:
- the LOC109004220 gene encoding putative disease resistance protein At4g19050 translates to MEMIDEKFGGDRTSEDKAFLLLILDDVCCESYEEETVSKLEKLLLKEPKTALKFLVTRRNKARSNETENEEVIEIKPLSNEESGTLLKKLIRISVPNKEGFGESIGNIAEKSKGLPAAVVKLVAEAFNQSGEHDSGLLKLESALKEAGSYEELDKCIRPLLCYVIDMLQGGGTDAVEALVNCYWHSWEFFRAHVHGAIDYNELILSWILEGYFGSADHVKEAYEEGYRVLMKLIERGVIKMQEGKLVMMEELVLTVPDCRRVGYEQRSILGLARVLDESIWEGFGTVAPSDDMIMIPRIHPRQSNVSTLLIHESRLSGAEPETFFKPMLGLQNLAVINPRFKSLPPSLSEMEKLQMLVLRGCDQLQNIDDIQRLKSLIVLEISDACFLENIRDDLFEQMTNLRSLNFCGVPIKTLPSSLSKLSQLHWLILRRCSFLESLPSLKAHTNLEVLDLSGSTSLLKITDKTFSYLKKLHFLDFSHTSIKRLPILGKLENLTRLLLRGCKLTRLPSFKAFPALQYLELSGSNMLKEINGDFSENKDKLLILDLSKTEIKCLPSNFGNFPNLELLDLSDASKLVEIPEKAFKEMVCLSHLNLSNTKLEHLPNISNLVNLRPLFLKGCPLQEFPRMEGGVPRLEVLDLSETAITSLSLNNLGSLRELKLRGCSKLEQLQHLESLVHLEVLDFWETGINKFPHEIYELTQLKHLDLPKGIQELDLRKMKHLPEELNWDECGISEVGKHAVHIG, encoded by the coding sequence ATGGAAATGATAGATGAGAAGTTTGGAGGAGATAGAACTTCTGAAGATAAAGCATTTCTTCTATTGATTCTAGATGATGTTTGTTGTGAGAGTTATGAAGAGGAAACTGTGTCCAAATTGGAAAAGCTGCTGCTAAAGGAACCAAAAACTGCACTGAAGTTTTTAGTCACAAGAAGGAACAAAGCTCGCAGCAATGAGACTGAGAATGAGGAAGTGATTGAGATTAAACCCTTGTCAAATGAAGAGTCAGGGACTCTACTGAAGAAACTGATAAGAATCTCAGTTCCCAACAAGGAAGGTTTTGGAGAAAGCATTGGGAATATTGCAGAAAAGAGCAAAGGTCTGCCAGCTGCAGTAGTCAAACTGGTAGCAGAAGCCTTCAATCAATCCGGAGAACATGATTCAGGGCTTTTGAAGTTGGAAAGTGCTCTGAAAGAAGCAGGTAGTTATGAGGAACTAGACAAATGCATAAGGCCGCTCCTGTGCTATGTGATTGACATGCTGCAGGGTGGAGGGACCGACGCAGTTGAGGCTTTGGTTAACTGCTATTGGCATAGCTGGGAATTCTTCCGCGCACATGTTCATGGAGCAATAGATTACAATGAGTTGATATTGAGCTGGATATTGGAGGGATATTTTGGTTCTGCTGATCATGTCAAGGAGGCATATGAAGAGGGTTATCGTGTGCTGATGAAGCTTATTGAACGTGGGGTGATAAAAATGCAAGAAGGTAAACTTGTTATGATGGAAGAATTGGTTCTTACGGTCCCTGATTGTCGTCGTGTTGGATATGAGCAGAGATCAATCCTGGGATTGGCTCGTGTTCTTGACGAAAGCATTTGGGAAGGTTTTGGAACAGTTGCACCTTCAGATGATATGATAATGATACCGAGAATTCACCCAAGACAGAGTAATGTTTCCACTCTTCTCATTCATGAAAGTCGTCTAAGCGGGGCAGAACCAGAAACATTCTTTAAGCCGATGCTGGGACTCCAAAATCTTGCCGTCATCAATCCCAGGTTCAAGTCATTGCCTCCATCACTGTCTGAAATGGAGAAGCTTCAGATGCTGGTTCTCAGAGGCTGTGATCAGTTGCAAAACATCGATGATATCCAACGCTTGAAATCATTGATAGTTTTGGAGATATCCGATGCTTGCTTCTTAGAAAACATCAGAGATGATCTTTTTGAGCAAATGACTAATCTTCGGAGCCTCAACTTTTGTGGAGTCCCCATCAAAACGCTGCCTTCCTCTCTTTCCAAACTGAGCCAACTGCATTGGCTCATCCTTAGAAGGTGCTCTTTTCTGGAAAGCTTGCCAAGTCTAAAAGCACATACAAATCTCGAGGTGCTTGATCTTTCTGGTTCTACATCTTTGCTAAAGATTACAGACAAAACATTCTCCTATCTTAAGAAACTCCATTTCCTTGACTTTTCCCATACCTCGATTAAAAGATTGCCAATCCTTGGCAAGCTTGAAAATCTCACTCGACTCTTACTGCGCGGCTGCAAGTTAACTAGATTACCTTCCTTTAAAGCCTTTCCTGCTCTTCAGTATCTTGAGCTTTCAGGTTCTAATATGTTGAAGGAAATCAATGGagatttttctgaaaataaggATAAGCTCCTGATCCTTGATTTGTCTAAGACTGAAATCAAATGTCTGCCTTCCAATTTCGGCAACTTTCCAAATCTTGAGTTGCTTGATCTTTCTGATGCCTCTAAATTGGTTGAAATCCCAGAAAAAGCCTTCAAAGAAATGGTTTGCCTCAGTCATCTCAACCTCTCAAACACCAAACTTGAACATCTACCAAAcatatccaaccttgttaaccttcgTCCGCTCTTTCTAAAAGGTTGCCCATTACAAGAATTTCCAAGAATGGAAGGGGGGGTTCCAAGACTTGAGGTTCTGGATCTGTCGGAGACAGCAATCACGTCTCTATCATTAAACAATCTTGGCAGTCTCCGGGAGCTCAAGTTAAGAGGCTGTTCGAAGTTGGAGCAGCTTCAACATTTGGAATCGCTTGTTCATTTAGAGGTTCTTGATTTCTGGGAGACGGGAATCAACAAATTTCCCCACGAGATCTATGAGTTGACTCAGTTGAAGCACCTTGATCTGCCAAAGGGTATTCAAGAACTTGACTTGCGGAAGATGAAGCACCTGCCAGAGGAGCTAAACTGGGATGAATGCGGCATCTCCGAGGTGGGAAAACATGCCGTGCATATTGGTTAG